The sequence below is a genomic window from Pseudomonadota bacterium.
CCTCGCCCTCATCACACCCGATTGGCGTTGGCGTTTTAACGGCTGCTGCAAGTTCATCAACCATGGCTTTTGGGCACAATTTGGCGCCGCCAGTGTTATCGTCGGCACCGACCGCTACGTAGTTCCCACCACTTAACTTCGATCCAATCTCGCTCGGATCACCGCAAGCGGTCATAAATAATGACACTAATACAAAATAGCAACTTTTCATATCGGCTCCTCAATGTTTTGTTAAAAGGTAATGTTCGCTTTAGATCGAAGCTACGTGTATGGCGTAAGTCGCCTAAAAGAAACTTAAGGTGACGCGGCCTATAGTTGCGCGATCTGGTATAAACTCACGTGTGACGGAGAACGGATCCGACGTTCTGAATTCCAGATCGTCGAACAAAAACTTTTCATCTAGAAGATTGGTAATCTCTAAACTGACGATGCCTCGCCGTTTTGGCAACCGATAACCGATCGCTGCATCAACTATATAAAATTCGTCCGCCTCAGGGGTTAACACGATCCCTCTCTGCCCCGCCTCCTGCCGCACAAAGCTGATCCCAATCTCACCGAAGACACCTAAAGGACTAAAATACCGAACTGACAATGGTATGCTCGCTGTGTCAAGTTTCGTGAGCGAGCCGGTGTCTACTGCTCCTCGAAAGCGTTCAAATCGATACTCCGCACTAAGTGCCCAATTGGAATGTGGCGTCCAGTAACCGTAGGCCCGATATAAATCCTCCTTCTCCTGATCAATCAGACCTATGATAGGCACATCCAAATTGCGTCTCGAGAACTCAAATCCTCCATAAGCGTTCCTGGTAAGCTTAGTATCCAGTCCGATCCCGTAAAGCTCGGCCCGGGTGCCGTTAATGTCATCGAAAAACTGATTGAAACCAGGTACCTGAGTTGGTTCGACCGTCTGGTCAGCAACCAATTGTCGTTTTACCGTCTCGAGGTAGGCAGCTCGTAATCTTATGTCACCATTAATGTCCCACTGCAACCCAAACTTAGGATTAACCTTATGAATCACAATACTTTCGTTATCGAAAGAATCGTAGCCAAGCCCTAACGTCCACGTAAAATTGTTAGGAAACGTTATGTTAGCGTAACTGTAGACGTTGCTTTGATCTATTGTAGATTTCAATCCACCCTCTCCCCTACAACCCGGAAACGGTAGGCGTTCCTCAGTAGGAAGTAGTTCTTGCTCCATGGCAAATTCTTCCTGAAACACTCTGCAAGGCTCCGGCAAGAGTTCGCCAACAGTCCGGCTTTGGCTATCTATATTGTAAACCCCTCCGCCAAGCACAAAATTAATCCGATCTGACCGGAATAGGCACTGGCCTTGAGCATCATAACCTTGATTCTTGATCCTATTGTCCGTAATAGAGACCGGATCGACCGAGT
It includes:
- a CDS encoding TonB-dependent receptor; amino-acid sequence: MRSYLGKAYFEEKRDGLASSEYEQAKLLDPKDPTPWFYDAIQKQTTNRPVEALHDLQRAIELNDNRALYRSRLDLDEDRAARSTSLARIYDDLGFTQRGLVEASKTLGLDPADYSAHRFLSDTYGRLPRHQIARVSELLQAQLLQPININPVQPQLNERTLNIVTGAGPARAAFNEYSRLFERNRPQLILSGVLGNNDTFGDEAVLSGIHNRLSYSLDQFHYQSDGFRKKADVQHDIYNAFAQIALTDKFNIQFEYRHRDTDQGDLRLRFDPLFTPTDRRDLGHNTGRLGLRMALSPQSDVIGSLIYSDRRTNLHSVDPVSITDNRIKNQGYDAQGQCLFRSDRINFVLGGGVYNIDSQSRTVGELLPEPCRVFQEEFAMEQELLPTEERLPFPGCRGEGGLKSTIDQSNVYSYANITFPNNFTWTLGLGYDSFDNESIVIHKVNPKFGLQWDINGDIRLRAAYLETVKRQLVADQTVEPTQVPGFNQFFDDINGTRAELYGIGLDTKLTRNAYGGFEFSRRNLDVPIIGLIDQEKEDLYRAYGYWTPHSNWALSAEYRFERFRGAVDTGSLTKLDTASIPLSVRYFSPLGVFGEIGISFVRQEAGQRGIVLTPEADEFYIVDAAIGYRLPKRRGIVSLEITNLLDEKFLFDDLEFRTSDPFSVTREFIPDRATIGRVTLSFF